The Victivallaceae bacterium genome contains a region encoding:
- a CDS encoding type III secretion T3S chaperone yields the protein MVIKYPLEQVLSIKKDRVDRAEKVVKEKQRLLETEEERLKKKESERDIVKDHYSSKIQQLRTALDEGTTSEAVLKMKAYIKAVSLRLAEEEEKVKKQKEIVLEAAKQLEKARDDLRKRRKEEEKTRLHKEDWVKEALKEEERASEKEQDEMGQLLYELRRRKNQDK from the coding sequence ATGGTGATAAAATATCCCTTGGAACAAGTGCTGTCGATCAAAAAAGATAGAGTCGATCGTGCGGAAAAAGTTGTTAAAGAAAAGCAACGCTTGTTGGAAACGGAAGAAGAAAGATTAAAAAAGAAGGAATCGGAACGAGATATCGTAAAGGATCATTATTCAAGTAAAATACAGCAGTTGAGAACGGCTTTAGATGAAGGCACTACCAGTGAGGCCGTGTTAAAAATGAAAGCTTATATTAAAGCTGTTTCCTTAAGATTGGCTGAAGAGGAAGAAAAGGTCAAAAAACAAAAAGAGATTGTTTTGGAGGCCGCCAAACAGCTTGAAAAAGCTCGGGATGATTTGCGAAAAAGAAGGAAAGAAGAAGAAAAAACTAGGCTGCATAAAGAAGATTGGGTAAAAGAAGCCTTAAAAGAAGAGGAGAGAGCATCCGAGAAGGAGCAGGATGAAATGGGGCAATTGTTATATGAATTGCGTCGTAGGAAAAATCAGGACAAATGA
- a CDS encoding DUF5407 family protein, which yields MGSTTAFSFNDMLNGVTTYVKGVQQYLKELENSTQGTVDLGTMFNLQFRMQILSQYMEAVSNVLTAVNTEMITMARAVKGS from the coding sequence ATGGGGAGTACAACGGCTTTTAGTTTTAATGATATGCTTAACGGCGTGACCACTTATGTTAAGGGGGTCCAGCAATACTTGAAGGAATTGGAAAATTCTACGCAAGGGACCGTTGACTTGGGAACTATGTTTAACTTACAGTTTCGGATGCAAATTTTGTCTCAGTATATGGAGGCAGTATCGAATGTCCTGACTGCAGTGAATACGGAAATGATTACTATGGCTAGAGCGGTCAAAGGTAGCTAG
- a CDS encoding DUF5398 family protein has product MFDMKHGFAGHKGIENFDLETDMKDPAKAQVILRAVDEKVRMLSAILREGQAKEDFEKMQVLLNGYLALQKVLTRINRRFV; this is encoded by the coding sequence ATGTTTGATATGAAACACGGTTTTGCAGGGCATAAAGGAATCGAAAATTTTGATCTGGAAACGGACATGAAAGATCCTGCAAAGGCTCAGGTGATACTAAGGGCCGTTGATGAGAAAGTAAGAATGTTGAGTGCCATACTGCGAGAAGGACAAGCAAAGGAAGATTTTGAAAAGATGCAAGTTCTTTTGAACGGTTATCTTGCTCTGCAGAAGGTTTTGACTCGAATTAATCGTAGATTTGTCTAA
- a CDS encoding CesT family type III secretion system chaperone, which produces MLDKLISRIAAFLGITSSVELDSQGGYTLPFENEMKVRVYGNAENDIVLSMVLSYLDPKTDHSKLYYDMMVGNLFGKETGGSVLGLGENGSVLLIKRLTGIPSDDRFSRHLETFVNFAEAWKDEIATEKVQE; this is translated from the coding sequence ATGTTAGATAAACTTATAAGCAGAATAGCGGCTTTTTTGGGAATTACTTCTTCGGTTGAGCTTGACTCACAAGGCGGGTACACGTTACCGTTCGAGAATGAGATGAAAGTTCGAGTTTACGGTAATGCGGAAAATGACATCGTATTGTCTATGGTTCTTTCTTATTTAGATCCTAAGACGGATCATTCTAAGTTATATTACGATATGATGGTAGGCAATTTGTTTGGCAAAGAAACCGGAGGCAGCGTTTTAGGTTTGGGAGAGAATGGTAGCGTTTTATTGATAAAAAGACTTACCGGGATTCCTTCGGACGACAGATTCAGTAGACATTTGGAAACGTTTGTTAATTTTGCCGAGGCTTGGAAAGATGAAATCGCTACGGAAAAAGTACAGGAATAA
- the sctD gene encoding type III secretion system inner membrane ring subunit SctD produces MAVQLIAKKGPSSGILLSLDGGSQWSLGNDPSKCDILIKDNTIAGCQILISKSSVGYSVRSLDQEHIVKVNGQSLAKEILLKNQDEITLGQNVFVFDMDGLNDDAVEFEIEMPEKSKPSVNSDKNKSINGTDESSHGDISGNNETRSGPRPNQGAEESSFINALGDVNAKELPEVNIGTIKSSKNKKKKHINAVNETTSQSVPLESGTDNRKIDQNIIRDDDPAMKKQDDESTDDNKKEDQTSDMASDVLSGNKIDTPQDFGEEENGQKKKDQSDVVPNSNQQEDQIPEQKDAISEELSDSIVPSEVEEKSEDLGQENNDSKKTVQSDDTAVLQEGLTTKDVNEKSDVPSTIRAQVSPISKKDDKSSPITFGIKDLFDFDQEIFSVDDEASDTFVDLSQVSRFLLKVIAGPNIGAEFSLEIGQEYTIGSDPKECDIVFNDLSVSHKHAKLILGQSGTIIIEDSSSKNGVIVDGKKIEHEAPILPNQVLTLGTTLFLIIDREAPVETIVSSLFLPEIYSRPQQSQDESSENEEAMAGSRPSESKATISTGAFILAIFVGGLAILFGIGAASLFRTKEIFPIENVDFHSELEGIIKQFTGVRFTYNKNNGQLFLIGHISNSISKSELLYKLDALPFVKSIDDNIIDNELVWQEMNIFLSKNPDFKGVSMHSPNPGEFVLTGYLQTEEQAADLVDYLNIHFNYVSLLKNKVVVEKVLLKEIGGLLLHGGFAGVQVSFSSGDLVLTGYINNAAESSRFNTVVDAIAGLPGVRKVKNFVVQLPTEIGGEGGIEGGVVDLAVRYPNRYKVTGFSKYGDVNINVVINGRIVTRGDIVDGMTVTSIQANCIFLEKSGVKFKIEYNK; encoded by the coding sequence ATGGCAGTACAATTGATCGCTAAAAAGGGTCCTTCTTCGGGGATTCTGTTGTCTTTAGATGGAGGAAGTCAATGGTCTTTGGGAAATGATCCGTCAAAATGCGATATTCTCATAAAAGACAATACGATCGCCGGTTGTCAGATTTTGATTTCCAAAAGCTCGGTAGGTTATTCCGTTCGTAGTTTGGATCAGGAACACATCGTTAAAGTTAACGGTCAGAGTTTAGCTAAAGAGATCCTCTTGAAAAATCAAGATGAGATCACATTAGGTCAGAACGTATTTGTTTTTGATATGGACGGATTGAATGACGATGCCGTTGAATTTGAAATAGAGATGCCGGAAAAATCTAAGCCGTCGGTTAATTCCGATAAGAATAAATCGATTAACGGAACCGACGAATCTTCGCACGGAGACATTTCGGGGAATAACGAAACGCGTTCCGGCCCAAGGCCGAATCAAGGAGCTGAAGAGAGTTCATTCATCAATGCTTTAGGGGATGTCAATGCAAAAGAATTGCCGGAAGTCAATATAGGAACGATCAAATCAAGTAAGAATAAAAAGAAGAAACATATAAATGCAGTTAACGAAACGACAAGTCAATCGGTGCCGCTCGAATCGGGAACGGACAATCGAAAAATAGATCAGAATATAATTCGAGACGATGATCCAGCAATGAAAAAACAAGATGATGAGTCGACAGACGATAACAAAAAAGAAGATCAAACTTCCGATATGGCGTCTGATGTTTTATCCGGAAATAAAATTGACACGCCCCAAGATTTCGGAGAAGAAGAGAACGGTCAAAAAAAGAAAGATCAATCGGATGTTGTTCCGAATTCAAATCAACAAGAAGATCAAATACCGGAGCAGAAAGATGCAATATCTGAAGAATTATCGGATAGCATAGTTCCGAGTGAAGTTGAGGAAAAATCGGAAGATCTCGGACAAGAAAATAACGATTCGAAGAAAACGGTGCAATCTGATGACACTGCCGTTTTGCAAGAAGGATTGACAACGAAAGATGTGAACGAAAAATCCGATGTTCCTTCGACTATCAGAGCTCAGGTCTCTCCTATATCCAAGAAAGACGATAAATCGTCTCCGATTACTTTCGGCATTAAGGATTTATTTGATTTTGATCAGGAAATTTTTTCCGTTGATGATGAAGCGTCGGATACATTCGTAGACTTATCTCAGGTTTCTCGTTTTCTATTAAAAGTCATTGCCGGACCTAATATCGGAGCCGAATTCAGTTTGGAGATCGGACAAGAATATACCATAGGTTCGGATCCTAAGGAATGCGATATCGTATTTAATGATTTAAGTGTTTCGCATAAGCATGCCAAACTCATTTTAGGTCAATCCGGAACTATCATTATTGAAGATTCGAGCAGTAAGAACGGGGTGATTGTTGACGGAAAAAAAATAGAACATGAAGCTCCGATCCTTCCTAATCAAGTCCTCACTTTAGGAACTACTTTATTTTTGATTATCGATCGAGAAGCTCCGGTTGAAACGATAGTTTCGTCATTATTTTTGCCTGAAATTTATTCTCGTCCGCAGCAATCTCAAGACGAATCGTCGGAAAACGAAGAAGCGATGGCAGGGAGCCGACCTTCCGAATCCAAAGCAACGATTTCAACGGGTGCCTTTATTCTGGCTATTTTCGTCGGCGGATTGGCTATTTTGTTCGGAATAGGAGCGGCTTCTCTTTTCCGGACAAAAGAAATTTTTCCTATAGAAAACGTCGATTTTCATTCGGAATTGGAAGGCATTATCAAACAATTTACTGGGGTTAGATTTACCTATAATAAAAATAATGGACAGTTGTTTTTGATAGGTCACATCAGTAACAGTATTAGTAAGAGCGAACTGCTTTATAAATTGGATGCTTTACCCTTTGTTAAATCTATAGATGACAATATCATCGATAATGAGTTGGTTTGGCAGGAAATGAATATTTTCCTATCGAAAAATCCGGATTTTAAAGGAGTGAGTATGCACTCGCCGAATCCGGGTGAGTTTGTTTTAACCGGGTATTTACAAACGGAAGAACAAGCGGCGGATTTAGTCGATTATTTGAACATTCATTTTAATTATGTTTCCTTATTAAAAAACAAAGTGGTTGTCGAAAAAGTTTTGCTGAAAGAAATCGGCGGATTATTGTTACATGGCGGCTTTGCCGGAGTGCAAGTTTCATTTTCTTCGGGAGATTTGGTTTTAACCGGTTATATAAACAATGCCGCTGAGAGTTCCCGTTTCAACACGGTCGTTGATGCTATTGCAGGCCTCCCCGGTGTAAGGAAAGTGAAAAATTTCGTTGTTCAGCTTCCGACGGAAATAGGAGGAGAAGGGGGAATCGAAGGTGGTGTTGTTGACCTCGCCGTTAGGTATCCTAACCGTTATAAAGTTACCGGATTTTCTAAGTACGGGGATGTGAATATTAACGTCGTCATCAACGGTAGAATCGTTACGCGTGGCGATATTGTGGATGGTATGACGGTCACTAGTATACAGGCCAATTGTATCTTTTTAGAAAAGAGCGGCGTTAAATTTAAGATAGAATATAACAAGTAA
- the sctN gene encoding type III secretion system ATPase SctN — protein MDELTVDFDKLLNNLHDFSLTTVVGRITEVVGMLIKAVVPGVRIGEVCLVKRIGMEPLVCEVVGFNQESVFLSPLGEMSGVGPSCEVVPLHLPLHIKVGDGLLGRVFNGLGEPLDVEKRGPLENVDQIYPIFRAPPDPLKRNRLDKVLSTGVRSIDGMLTVARGQRVGIFAGAGVGKSSLLGMIARNAEEADVNVIALIGERGREVREFIENDLGEEGMKRSVLVISTSDQASQLRLNAAYVGTAIAEYFRDQGKTVILMMDSVTRFARALREVGLAAGEPPARAGYTPSVFSTLPRLLERSGASDKGTITAFYTILVAGDDMNEPVADEVKSILDGHIVLSNALAQAYHYPAVDVLASISRLLTAIVPEEQRKIIGRAREVLAVYKANQMLIRIGEYRRGSDREVDFAIDHIDRLNRFLKQDMHEKTTYEEAAQQLRAIFR, from the coding sequence ATGGATGAACTAACCGTTGATTTCGACAAACTTTTAAACAATCTGCACGATTTCAGTTTGACGACTGTAGTGGGTCGTATTACCGAAGTCGTTGGTATGTTGATCAAAGCAGTAGTTCCCGGAGTTCGTATAGGTGAAGTCTGTTTGGTTAAAAGAATAGGCATGGAGCCTTTGGTATGTGAAGTTGTCGGTTTTAATCAGGAATCCGTTTTTCTATCTCCTTTGGGTGAAATGTCCGGAGTCGGCCCTTCCTGCGAAGTGGTTCCGCTGCATTTGCCTTTACATATTAAGGTGGGAGATGGTCTCTTAGGAAGAGTCTTTAACGGTTTGGGTGAGCCTTTGGATGTTGAAAAAAGAGGGCCATTGGAAAACGTTGATCAAATATATCCTATTTTCAGAGCACCACCCGATCCTTTGAAAAGAAATCGATTGGATAAAGTTTTATCAACCGGAGTCAGATCGATTGACGGTATGTTAACGGTTGCTCGAGGTCAGAGGGTAGGGATTTTTGCCGGAGCAGGTGTGGGTAAATCGTCCCTTTTAGGTATGATAGCTCGAAATGCCGAAGAAGCCGATGTTAATGTTATTGCGTTAATAGGAGAAAGGGGAAGAGAGGTTAGAGAGTTTATCGAAAACGATTTGGGAGAAGAAGGGATGAAACGTTCCGTTCTTGTCATTTCCACTTCCGATCAAGCATCTCAATTGCGTTTGAACGCCGCCTATGTCGGAACTGCTATTGCCGAATATTTCCGCGATCAGGGCAAAACGGTGATTCTTATGATGGACTCGGTCACTCGTTTTGCAAGAGCGCTTAGAGAGGTGGGATTAGCGGCAGGGGAGCCTCCGGCCAGAGCCGGATATACGCCTTCCGTGTTTTCGACACTACCTAGATTGTTGGAGCGTTCCGGAGCTTCCGATAAAGGAACCATTACGGCTTTTTATACGATTTTGGTGGCAGGAGACGATATGAACGAACCCGTAGCGGATGAGGTCAAATCGATTTTAGACGGTCACATCGTTCTGTCAAATGCTTTAGCGCAAGCTTATCATTATCCTGCCGTAGATGTTTTGGCTTCGATCAGTCGTTTGTTAACGGCTATTGTTCCTGAAGAACAAAGAAAGATTATAGGTAGAGCTAGAGAAGTATTGGCTGTTTATAAAGCGAATCAAATGTTAATTCGTATCGGTGAATATCGAAGAGGTTCGGACCGAGAAGTCGATTTTGCTATTGATCACATAGATCGATTGAATCGGTTTTTAAAGCAAGATATGCATGAAAAAACAACTTACGAAGAAGCGGCACAACAATTGAGAGCTATTTTCAGATAA